The following are from one region of the Primulina eburnea isolate SZY01 chromosome 17, ASM2296580v1, whole genome shotgun sequence genome:
- the LOC140818373 gene encoding protein NUCLEOLAR COMPLEX ASSOCIATED 4 produces the protein MASKQKKRDKYSLADLKILGQKLLTSRLHINNLPILLTFVTPNSPPQHALESLLSLQSFFTPLLPLLPASNPSHESNPDPEFVYRVWLRSKFDDFVQNLCDVFVSSKSDDALREVALDAVMDFVKVRSAGKFHSAIYHKLLHSIVHSMLGIDDSLLDLLTTKYFNFIDVCYFTYISLDKIARTMEEKGDKTVENQSHVTSSMDLSIYKIHYFLSHIPPLEASGENLDLEAWTDLDIFIGRSNSKENTKREDSNSQSRKPNHKLLPSRTVSKKMKLKFTKAWIAFLRLPIPLDVYKEVLVTLHEAVIPYLTSPIMLCDFLTRSYDIGGVISVMALSSLYILMTQHGIEYPNFYDKLYALLEPSIFMAKHRAKFFQLLDSCLKSSLLPAYLAAAFCKKLSRLALCVPPAGALVIVALVHNLLVRHPSINCLFHWEGGTGTGRGNYEEENESMKNAEKCSDIQVLFDRKGGFDHFKNEESDPKDTNAMRSSLWEIDNLRYHYCPPVSRFVLSLENDLAVRARAPEIAVKDFSSGSYATIFNNEIRRRVKQVPLAFYKTTPSSLFSEFDFPGWTFKFKDAESIPMNDNDQAISISEDHIDKSAKRLRTN, from the exons ATGGCGTCGAAGCAGAAGAAGAGAGACAAATATAGTCTAGCGGACCTCAAAATTCTGGGCCAGAAGTTGCTCACTTCCAGGCTTCACATCAACAACCTCCCCATTCTTCTCACTTTCGTCACCCCCAATTCCCCGCCTCAGCACGCTCTCGAATCTCTCCTCTCTCTCCAGTCCTTCTTCACTCCTCTGCTCCCGCTCCTCCCTGCATCAAATCCTTCCCATGAATCCAATCCCGACCCAGAATTTGTTTATCGCGTCTGGCTGCGCTCCAAGTTTGACGATTTCGTCCAGAACCTCTGCGACGTCTTCGTCTCCTCGAAATCCGACGACGCTCTTCGG GAAGTTGCTCTGGACGCCGTTATGGACTTTGTGAAAGTGCGCAGCGCTGGGAAATTTCATTCTGCCATTTATCACAAGCTTCTCCATTCCATT GTTCACTCTATGTTGGGCATCGATGATAGTCTTTTGGATTTGCTTACCACGAAGTATTTCAATTTCATAGATGTCTG TTATTTTACTTACATCAGTCTGGACAAGATCGCTAGAACCATGGAAGAAAAAG GAGACAAAACTGTTGAGAATCAAAGCCATGTGACATCCAG CATGGATCTCTCCATTTACAAGATTCATTATTTTCTATCTCATATCCCACCGTTGGAAGCTTCAGGGGAAAATTTAGATCTGGAGGCGTGGACTGATTTGG ACATTTTTATCGGGAGAAGCAATAGCAAAGAAAATACCAAAAGAGAAGATAGTAATTCCCAGTCTCGAAAGCCTAACCATAAG CTTTTGCCTTCAAGGACTGTTTCGAAGAAAATGAAACTGAAATTTACAAAAGCATGGATAGCGTTTCTTAGATTGCCCATACCTCTTGATGTATACAAGGAG GTTCTTGTGACCCTTCATGAGGCTGTCATCCCTTATCTCACTAGTCCCATAATGTTATG CGATTTCTTGACGCGATCATATGACATTGGGGGTGTCATAAGTGTTATGGCCCTAAGCAGCTTGTATATTCTCATGACACAACACGGTATTGAATATCCCAACTTCTATGACAAGCTTTATGCTCTGTTGGAGCCCTCTATATTTATGGCCAAACACCGGGCAAAGTTCTTTCAG CTGTTGGATTCATGCTTGAAATCGTCACTTCTTCCAGCATATTTGGCTGCTGCTTTTTGTAAGAAATTGAGCAGACTAGCACTGTGTGTCCCTCCTGCGGGAGCATTAGTTATTGTTGCTTTGGTGCACAATCTTCTAGTGAGGCATCCTTCAATTAACTGTTTGTTTCATTGG GAGGGTGGTACTGGAACCGGTAGAGGAAAttatgaagaagaaaatgagagcATGAAAAATGCCGAAAAATGCAGCGATATCCAGGTGTTGTTCGACCGGAAGGGAGGATTTGATCACTTTAAAAATGAGGAAAGTGATCCCAAAGATACTAATGCTATGC GTAGCTCTCTCTGGGAAATTGATAATCTTCGTTATCATTATTGCCCTCCGGTTTCAAG ATTTGTTTTGTCACTTGAGAATGATTTGGCTGTCCGGGCTAGAGCTCCAGAAATTGCTGTTAAAGACTTTAGTTCTGGCTCATATGCAACAATTTTTAATAATGAG ATAAGAAGAAGGGTCAAACAAGTACCACTGGCGTTTTACAAAACAACTCCATCATCTTTGTTCTCAGAGTTTGACTTTCCTGGTTGGACATTTAAATTTAAGGATGCAGAATCTATTCCGATGAATGATAATGACCAAGCAATCAGCATATCTGAAGATCACATTGATAAATCTGCAAAACGGCTGCGAACAAATTGA
- the LOC140818665 gene encoding mitochondrial phosphate carrier protein 1, mitochondrial isoform X1: MNNRRRVEEFTAEYYGVCAAGGMLSAGFTHLSITPLDVLKVNMQVNPIKYSGILPGLTTLCREEGASALWRGWSGKFFGYGLQGGCKFGLYEYFKKLYGDVLVDQRKGVIFFLSSASAQIFADVALCPFEAVKIRVQTKPTFAKGLTDGFPKIYANEGIYGFYKGLLPLWGRNLPFSMVMFTTFEHTVELMYDNIIRRKKEDCSKSQQLAVTCLSGYTAGAVGTVISNPADNIVSSLYNKTSPTVMQAVKNIGLVNLFTRSLPVRIVIVGPVVTLQWFFYDSIKLFSGLPASGGLRKHLKDTELIGC, from the exons ATGAATAACAGGCGTAGGGTCGAGGAGTTTACGGCTGAGTACTATGGTGTGTGTGCTGCTGGAGGTATGCTGAGCGCTGGGTTCACCCATCTCTCGATCACCCCACTCGATGTCTTGAAGGTTAACATGCAG GTGAACCCGATCAAGTATAGCGGCATCCTACCGGGCCTTACAACTCTGTGCAGAGAAGAAGGTGCCTCTGCTCTTTGGAGAGGTTGGTCTGGGAAATTTTTTGGATATGGTTTACAAGGTGGATGCAAATTTGGTCTTTATGAGTATTTCAAGAAGCTTTATGGAGATGTATTGGTGGATCAAAGGAAGGGGGTTATATTCTTCCTCAGCAGTGCGTCTGCTCAAATATTTGCTGATGTCGCCCTTTGTCCATTTGAAGCTGTCAAAATTAGAGTTCAAACTAAACCAACTTTTGCCAAAGGCTTAACTGATGGATTTCCGAAAATTTATGCCAATGAAGGAATTTATGG ATTCTACAAGGGTCTTCTTCCACTTTGGGGCCGTAATCTTCCAT TTTCAATGGTTATGTTTACAACATTTGAGCATACTGTGGAACTGATGTATGATAACATTATACGAAGAAAGAAAGAAGATTGCTCAAAATCTCAACAGCTTGCCGTCACATGTTTGTCCGGGTATACAGCTGGTGCTGTTGGTACGGTAATCTCTAATCCAGCAGACAATATTGTTTCATCTCTTTACAATAAAACATCTCCAACTGTGATGCAG GCTGTGAAGAACATTGGGCTTGTCAATTTGTTTACGAGAAGCCTTCCAGTTCGAATTGTAATTGTGGGTCCAGTTGTTACTCTGCAGTGGTTTTTCTATGACAGCATCAAACTATTTAGCGGCCT GCCGGCAAGCGGAGGGCTGAGAAAGCATCTGAAAGACACGGAGTTGATAGGATGCTAG
- the LOC140818665 gene encoding mitochondrial phosphate carrier protein 1, mitochondrial isoform X2 gives MNNRRRVEEFTAEYYGVCAAGGMLSAGFTHLSITPLDVLKVNMQVNPIKYSGILPGLTTLCREEGASALWRGWSGKFFGYGLQGGCKFGLYEYFKKLYGDVLVDQRKGVIFFLSSASAQIFADVALCPFEAVKIRVQTKPTFAKGLTDGFPKIYANEGIYGFYKGLLPLWGRNLPFSMVMFTTFEHTVELMYDNIIRRKKEDCSKSQQLAVTCLSGYTAGAVGCEEHWACQFVYEKPSSSNCNCGSSCYSAVVFL, from the exons ATGAATAACAGGCGTAGGGTCGAGGAGTTTACGGCTGAGTACTATGGTGTGTGTGCTGCTGGAGGTATGCTGAGCGCTGGGTTCACCCATCTCTCGATCACCCCACTCGATGTCTTGAAGGTTAACATGCAG GTGAACCCGATCAAGTATAGCGGCATCCTACCGGGCCTTACAACTCTGTGCAGAGAAGAAGGTGCCTCTGCTCTTTGGAGAGGTTGGTCTGGGAAATTTTTTGGATATGGTTTACAAGGTGGATGCAAATTTGGTCTTTATGAGTATTTCAAGAAGCTTTATGGAGATGTATTGGTGGATCAAAGGAAGGGGGTTATATTCTTCCTCAGCAGTGCGTCTGCTCAAATATTTGCTGATGTCGCCCTTTGTCCATTTGAAGCTGTCAAAATTAGAGTTCAAACTAAACCAACTTTTGCCAAAGGCTTAACTGATGGATTTCCGAAAATTTATGCCAATGAAGGAATTTATGG ATTCTACAAGGGTCTTCTTCCACTTTGGGGCCGTAATCTTCCAT TTTCAATGGTTATGTTTACAACATTTGAGCATACTGTGGAACTGATGTATGATAACATTATACGAAGAAAGAAAGAAGATTGCTCAAAATCTCAACAGCTTGCCGTCACATGTTTGTCCGGGTATACAGCTGGTGCTGTTG GCTGTGAAGAACATTGGGCTTGTCAATTTGTTTACGAGAAGCCTTCCAGTTCGAATTGTAATTGTGGGTCCAGTTGTTACTCTGCAGTGGTTTTTCTATGA